One stretch of Kogia breviceps isolate mKogBre1 chromosome 18, mKogBre1 haplotype 1, whole genome shotgun sequence DNA includes these proteins:
- the GYS1 gene encoding glycogen [starch] synthase, muscle isoform X4, with the protein MNSTWRTQCSLRWPGKWPTRVYFGRWLIEGGPLVVLLDVGASAWALERWKGELWDTCNIGVPWYDREGNDAVLFGFLTTWFLGEFLAQSEEKPHVVAHFHEWLAGIGLCLCRARRLPVATIFTTHATLLGRYLCAGAVDFYNNLENFNVDKEAGERQIYHRYCMERAAAHCAHVFTTVSQITAIEAQHLLKRKPDIVTPNGLNVKKFSAMHEFQNLHAQSKARIQEFVRGHFYGHLDFNLDKTLYFFIAGRYEFSNKGADVFLEALARLNYLLRVNGSEQTVVAFFIMPARTNNFNVETLKGQAVRKQLWDTANTVKEKFGRKLYESLLVGSLPDMNKMLDKEDFTMMKRAIFATQRQSFPPVCTHNMLDDSSDPILTTIRRIGLFNSSADRVKVIFHPEFLSSTSPLLPVDYEEFVRGCHLGVFPSYYEPWGYTPAECTVMGIPSVSTNLSGFGCFMEEHIADPSAYGIYILDRRFRGLDDSCSQLTSFLYSFCQQSRRQRIIQRNRTERLSDLLDWKYLGRYYMSARHMALAKAFPEQFTYEPHEADATQGYRYPRPASVPPSPSLSRHSSPHQSEDEEELRDGPPDEDAERYDEDEEAAKDRRNIRAPEWPRRSSSTSSTGGSKRGSVDTAPSSSVSTPSEPLSPASSLGEERN; encoded by the exons GTGTATTTCGGGCGCTGGCTGATCGAGGGGGGCCCCCTGGTGGTGCTCCTCGACGTGGGGGCCTCAGCCTGGGCCCTGGAGCGCTGGAAGGGGGAGCTATGGGACACGTGCAACATCGGGGTGCCCTGGTATGACCGGGAAGGCAACGACGCTGTCCTTTTTGGCTTTCTCACCACCTGGTTCCTGGGTGAG TTCCTGGCCCAGAGCGAGGAGAAACCACATGTGGTTGCACACTTCCATGAGTGGTTGGCGGGCATCGGGCTCTGCTTATGCCGTGCCCGGCGGCTGCCCGTGGCTACCATCTTCACGACCCATGCCACGCTGCTGGGGCGATACCTGTGTGCCGGTGCCGTGGACTTCTACAACAACCTGGAGAAT TTCAACGTGGACAAGGAAGCAGGTGAGAGGCAAATCTATCACCGCTACTGCATGGAGCGGGCGGCAGCCCACTGCGCTCATGTCTTCACTACCGTGTCCCAGATTACCGCCATTGAGGCTCAGCACCTACTCAAAAGGAAACCAG ATATCGTGACCCCCAATGGACTGAACGTGAAGAAATTCTCTGCCATGCATGAGTTCCAGAACCTCCATGCTCAGAGCAAGGCTCGAATCCAGGAGTTTGTGCGGGGCCATTTTTATGG ACACCTGGACTTCAACTTGGACAAGACCTTGTACTTCTTTATCGCTGGCCGCTACGAATTCTCCAACAAGGGGGCCGATGTCTTCCTGGAGGCCTTGGCCCGGCTCAACTATCTGCTAAGA GTGAATGGCAGCGAGCAGACAGTGGTCGCCTTCTTCATCATGCCAGCCCGTACCAACAATTTCAACGTGGAAACCCTTAAGGGCCAAGCCGTGCGCAAGCAGCTTTG GGATACGGCCAACACAGTGAAGGAGAAGTTTGGGAGGAAGCTTTATGAATCCTTGCTGGT GGGGAGCCTCCCAGACATGAACAAGATGCTGGACAAGGAGGACTTCACGATGATGAAGAGAGCCATCTTTGCCACGCAG CGGCAGTCTTTTCCTCCTGTGTGCACCCACAATATGCTGGATGACTCCTCAGATCCTATTTTGACCACCATCCGCCGAATTGGCCTCTTCAATAGTAGTGCTGACAGGGTCAAG GTGATTTTCCACCCGGAGTTCCTCTCCTCCACGAGCCCCCTGCTCCCTGTGGACTATGAGGAGTTTGTCCGCGGCTGCCACCTGGGGGTCTTCCCCTCCTACTATGAGCCTTGGGGCTACACACCAG CTGAGTGCACGGTTATGGGTATCCCCAGTGTCTCCACCAACCTTTCTGGTTTCGGCTGCTTCATGGAGGAACACATCGCCGACCCCTCAGCTTACG GCATCTACATTCTGGACCGGCGTTTCCGAGGCTTGGATGATTCTTGCTCGCAGCTCACCTCCTTCCTCTACAGTTTCTGCCAGCAGAGCCGGCGGCAGCGCATTATCCAGCGGAACCGCACGGAGCGCCTCTCCGACCTTCTGGACTGGAAATACCTAGGCCGG TACTACATGTCCGCGCGCCACATGGCGCTGGCCAAGGCCTTTCCAGAACAGTTCACCTACGAGCCCCACGAGGCTGACGCG ACCCAGGGCTACCGCTACCCGCGGCCAGCCTCagtgccaccatcaccctcactATCGAGACACTCCAGCCCGCACCAGAGCGAGGATGAGGAGGAGCTCCGGGACGGACCACCCGATGAAGATGCCGAGCGCTACGACGAGGACGAGGAGGCTGCCAAGGACCGGCGCAATATCCGTGCGCCGGAATGGCCGCGCCGCTCCTCCAGCACATCTTCAACCGGCGGGAGCAAGCGCGGCTCGGTGGACACAGCGCCCTCCAGCTCAGTCAGCACCCCCAGCGAGCCCCTCAGTCCCGCCAGCTCCCTGGGCGAGGAGCGCAACTAA
- the FTL gene encoding ferritin light chain, which yields MSSQIRQNYSTEVEAAVNRLVNMHLRAYYTYLSLGFYFDRDDVALKGVGHFFHELTEEKHESARRLLKMQNQRGGRALFQDVQKPSQDEWGKTQDAMEAAINMEKNLNQALLDLHALACARADPHLCDFLESHFLDEEVKLIKKMGDHLTNLRRLAGPQAGLGEYLFERLTLKHD from the exons ATGAGCTCCCAGATTCGTCAGAATTATTCCACCGAGGTGGAGGCCGCCGTCAACCGCCTGGTCAACATGCATCTGCGGGCCTACTACACCTACCTCTCTCTG GGCTTCTATTTTGACCGCGACGATGTGGCTCTGAAGGGCGTGGGCCACTTTTTCCACGAATTGACCGAAGAGAAGCACGAGAGCGCCAGGCgtctcttgaaaatgcaaaaccaaCGCGGCGGCCGCGCCCTCTTCCAGGACGTGCAG AAGCCATCTCAAGATGAGTGGGGTAAAACTCAGGACGCTATGGAAGCCGCCATTAACATGGAGAAGAACCTGAACCAGGCCCTTCTGGATCTGCATGCCCTGGCTTGTGCCCGCGCAGACCCCCAC CTCTGCGACTTCCTGGAGAGCCACTTCCTAGATGAGGAGgtgaaactcatcaagaagatgggTGACCACCTGACCAACCTCCGCAGGCTGGCtggtccccaggctgggctgggcgaGTATCTCTTCGAAAGGCTCACCCTCAAGCACGACTAG
- the BAX gene encoding apoptosis regulator BAX isoform X1 translates to MDGSGEQPRGGGPTSSEQIMKTGALLLQGFIQDRAGRMGGETPELGLEQAPQDASTKKLSECLKRIGDELDSNMELQRMIAAVDTDSPREVFFRVAAEMFSDGNFNWGRVVALFYFASKLVLKALCTKVPQLIRTIMGWTLDFLRERLLGWIQDQGGWDGLLSYFGTPTWQTVTIFVAGVLTASLTIWKKMG, encoded by the exons ATGGACGGGTCCGGGGAGCAACCCAGAGGCGGGG GGCCCACCAGCTCTGAGCAGATCATGAAGACAGGGGCCCTTTTGCTTCAGGG TTTCATCCAGGATCGAGCAGGGCGAATGGGGGGAGAGACACCCGAGCTGGGCCTGGAGCAGGCGCCCCAGGATGCATCCACCAAGAAGCTGAGCGAGTGTCTCAAGCGCATTGGAGATGAACTGGACAGTAACATGGAGCTGCAGAG GATGATCGCGGCCGTGGACACAGATTCCCCCCGAGAGGTCTTTTTCCGAGTGGCGGCCGAAATGTTTTCTGACGGCAACTTCAACTGGGGCCGGGTTGTCGCCCTTTTCTACTTTGCCAGCAAACTGGTGCTCAAG GCCCTGTGCACCAAGGTGCCCCAGCTGATCAGGACCATCATGGGCTGGACACTGGACTTCCTTCGAGAGCGGCTGCTGGGCTGGATCCAGGACCAGGGTGGTTGG GACGGCCTCCTCTCCTACTTTGGGACACCCACGTGGCAGACAGTGACCATCTTCGTGGCCGGAGTGCTCACTGCCTCGCTTACCATCTGGAAGAAGATGGGCTGA
- the BAX gene encoding apoptosis regulator BAX isoform X3 — protein sequence MDGSGEQPRGGGPTSSEQIMKTGALLLQGFIQDRAGRMGGETPELGLEQAPQDASTKKLSECLKRIGDELDSNMELQRMIAAVDTDSPREVFFRVAAEMFSDGNFNWGRVVALFYFASKLVLKALCTKVPQLIRTIMGWTLDFLRERLLGWIQDQGGWVRACPLAELLKCLMSLSPGRPPLLLWDTHVADSDHLRGRSAHCLAYHLEEDGLRPPAALDCVFSA from the exons ATGGACGGGTCCGGGGAGCAACCCAGAGGCGGGG GGCCCACCAGCTCTGAGCAGATCATGAAGACAGGGGCCCTTTTGCTTCAGGG TTTCATCCAGGATCGAGCAGGGCGAATGGGGGGAGAGACACCCGAGCTGGGCCTGGAGCAGGCGCCCCAGGATGCATCCACCAAGAAGCTGAGCGAGTGTCTCAAGCGCATTGGAGATGAACTGGACAGTAACATGGAGCTGCAGAG GATGATCGCGGCCGTGGACACAGATTCCCCCCGAGAGGTCTTTTTCCGAGTGGCGGCCGAAATGTTTTCTGACGGCAACTTCAACTGGGGCCGGGTTGTCGCCCTTTTCTACTTTGCCAGCAAACTGGTGCTCAAG GCCCTGTGCACCAAGGTGCCCCAGCTGATCAGGACCATCATGGGCTGGACACTGGACTTCCTTCGAGAGCGGCTGCTGGGCTGGATCCAGGACCAGGGTGGTTGGGTGAG GGCCTGCCCCTTGGCTGAGCTGCTGAAGTGCCTCATGTCCCTATCCCCAGGACGGCCTCCTCTCCTACTTTGGGACACCCACGTGGCAGACAGTGACCATCTTCGTGGCCGGAGTGCTCACTGCCTCGCTTACCATCTGGAAGAAGATGGGCTGAGGCCACCAGCGGCCTTGGACTGTGTCTTTTCTGCATAA
- the BAX gene encoding apoptosis regulator BAX isoform X2, with protein MKTGALLLQGFIQDRAGRMGGETPELGLEQAPQDASTKKLSECLKRIGDELDSNMELQRMIAAVDTDSPREVFFRVAAEMFSDGNFNWGRVVALFYFASKLVLKALCTKVPQLIRTIMGWTLDFLRERLLGWIQDQGGWDGLLSYFGTPTWQTVTIFVAGVLTASLTIWKKMG; from the exons ATGAAGACAGGGGCCCTTTTGCTTCAGGG TTTCATCCAGGATCGAGCAGGGCGAATGGGGGGAGAGACACCCGAGCTGGGCCTGGAGCAGGCGCCCCAGGATGCATCCACCAAGAAGCTGAGCGAGTGTCTCAAGCGCATTGGAGATGAACTGGACAGTAACATGGAGCTGCAGAG GATGATCGCGGCCGTGGACACAGATTCCCCCCGAGAGGTCTTTTTCCGAGTGGCGGCCGAAATGTTTTCTGACGGCAACTTCAACTGGGGCCGGGTTGTCGCCCTTTTCTACTTTGCCAGCAAACTGGTGCTCAAG GCCCTGTGCACCAAGGTGCCCCAGCTGATCAGGACCATCATGGGCTGGACACTGGACTTCCTTCGAGAGCGGCTGCTGGGCTGGATCCAGGACCAGGGTGGTTGG GACGGCCTCCTCTCCTACTTTGGGACACCCACGTGGCAGACAGTGACCATCTTCGTGGCCGGAGTGCTCACTGCCTCGCTTACCATCTGGAAGAAGATGGGCTGA